A single region of the Triticum dicoccoides isolate Atlit2015 ecotype Zavitan chromosome 2B, WEW_v2.0, whole genome shotgun sequence genome encodes:
- the LOC119365100 gene encoding ELMO domain-containing protein A-like isoform X2 translates to MEQNGGSFLAVRRLSGHHHPSPADVVSGSTAWIGRGFSCVCVQRRDSDARISFDLTPIQEECLQRLQNRIEVPYDSQNREHQEALKALWHASFPGTELLGLVSDQWKEMGWQGKDPSTDFRGGGFISLENLLYFAKNYPKSFEELLCKQNGDRALWEYPFAVAGVNITFMLIQMLDLQAAKPRSLIGAVFLNLLIENDRAFDILYCITFKLMDRKWLEMHATYMDFNTVIKSTRRQLERELLLEDIQQIEDMPSYGFLAC, encoded by the exons ATGGAGCAGAATGGCGGTTCCTTCCTCGCCGTGCGCCGGCTCTCCGGCCACCACCACCCATCGCCGG CGGACGTCGTGTCGGGGTCGACGGCGTGGATCGGGAGGGGATTCTCCTGCGTCTGCGTGCAGAGGAGGGACAGCGACGCGCGCATTTCCTTCGATCTGACCCCCATTCAG GAAGAGTGCCTACAAAGATTACAGAACCGGATTGAGGTGCCTTATGATAGTCAAAATAGAGAACATCAG GAAGCACTCAAAGCCCTTTGGCATGCTTCTTTTCCTGGGACTGAACTTCTAGGACTAGTATCAGATCAATGGAAGGAGATGGGATGGCAAGGGAAAGATCCATCCACAGATTTCAG GGGTGGTGGCTTTATCTCTTTGGAGAATTTACTTTACTTCGCTAAGAACTATCCA AAATCCTTCGAGGAGCTCCTTTGTAAGCAAAATGGTGACAGAGCATTATGGGAATATCCATTTGCTGTAGCTGGAGTAAATATTACATTTATGCTCATTCAGATGCTTGATCTTCAAGCAG CTAAGCCAAGGTCTTTGATTGGAGCAGTGTTCCTAAATCTACTTATAG AAAACGATCGAGCTTTTGATATTCTTTACTGCATAACCTTTAAGCTGATGGATCGGAAATGGCTTGAAATGCACGCCACATATATGGATTTTAAT ACTGTTATTAAATCCACACGGCGCCAGCTTGAGAGAGAGCTATTACTTGAAGATATTCAGCAAATTGAGGACATGCCGTCATACGGGTTTCTTGCCTGTTAG
- the LOC119365099 gene encoding uncharacterized protein LOC119365099, whose product MQPPCLGACGGSPAVLGASAHCHRPSTSRATIRCAARGGKASSRGKENVWSVDNERAAEQKGRSQKNHRGRRRPGGRSRAPPPPGSRKENDAGSRVLVSGAMLVEVETVLQTQESVLRPSWDTFASSLSGVWKGVGAVFSPITAEMEPVGLGSKQEYLYDCYTLSRIEKSYDSVHGTEIQRKTNWVQLNPHGEAEKQSASDDEWSHGSPSGTVDLPAHEYFDLKKSDVLDEDVMIEEPGIVFFEDGSYSRGPLDIEIGEYDESKYFLSPTYQFEQSLVKGCHKRLRIVHTIEFNEGGANIQTVRVAVYEEKWASPANIHVEDITPVDVRPFSQRKRTKPSELTGPWKVYEVSATPIFSEKVKEIEGGAAFVYLCMETMKKRTLPESSVFFREEEMLDMQDVTILWLPGGVTAYVDVDKDGILCIGVSWYSEEGINLVMERDYGTDGKLREVRTKTEIKRRWN is encoded by the exons ATGCAGCCACCGTGCCTGGGCGCGTGCGGGGGCAGCCCCGCCGTCCTGGGCGCCAGTGCGCACTGCCACCGCCCCTCCACCTCCAGGGCTACCATCCGGTGCGCCGCCCGGGGCGGGAAGGCGTCGTCGAGGGGGAAGGAGAACGTCTGGAGCGTAGACAACGAACGCGCCGCCGAGCAGAAGGGTCGGTCCCAAAAGAACCACCGCGGGCGGAGGCGCCCGGGAGGGCGCAGCAGGGCGCCCCCGCCGCCGGGGAGTAGGAAGGAGAATGACGCGGGCTCGAGGGTTCTGGTCTCCGGAGCCATGCTGGTGGAGGTCGAGACCGTGCTCCAGACCCAG GAATCTGTATTAAGGCCTTCCTGGGATACATTTGCGAGTAGCTTAAGTGGCGTATGGAAGGGTGTCGGAGCTGTGTTCTCACCAATCACAGCAGAGATGGAACCTGTTGGACTAGGAAGCAAACAGGAGTATCTTTATGATTGCTACACTCTTTCTCGCATTGAGAAGTCGTATGATAGTGTTCATGGGACCGAGATCCAAAGGAAGACAAATTGGGTGCAGCTCAATCCTCATGGGGAAGCTGAGAAGCAGAGTGCCAGCGATGATGAATGGAGTCATGGTAGCCCCAGTGGGACTGTTGATTTACCTGCGCATGAATATTTTGATCTTAAAAAGAGCGATGTACTTGATGAAGATGTTATGATTGAAGAACCAGGGATTGTATTTTTTGAG GATGGATCATACTCTAGAGGTCCACTTGATATAGAAATCGGCGAATATGATGAATCTAAATACTTCCTCTCACCAACGTATCAGTTTGAGCAA AGTCTGGTCAAAGGATGCCACAAAAGACTGCGTATTGTGCATACCATTGAATTCAATGAAGGAGGAGCGAATATACAAACCGTAAGGGTTGCTGTGTATGAAGAAAAATGGGCTAGCCCAGCAAATATCCATGTTGAAGA TATTACCCCTGTTGACGTCAGACCTTTCTCTCAAAGAAAGCGGACGAAACCATCAGAATTGACAGGCCCCTGGAAAGTATATGAAGTCAGTGCAACACCAATTTTCAGTGAGAAAGTAAAAGAAATAGAGGGTGGAGCCGCCTTTGTATACTTGTGCATGGAGACCATGAAGAAGAGAACCTTGCCAGAGAGCTCTGTTTTCTTCCGGGAGGAGGAGATGCTCGATATGCAAGACGTGACTATACTTTGGTTGCCTGGAGGCGTCACCGCCTATGTTGACGTAGATAAAGATGGTATACTCTGCATCGGAGTTAGTTGGTACTCGGAGGAAGGGATTAATCTGGTGATGGAGAGGGACTATGGAACTGACGGGAAGCTCAGGGAAGTTCGGACGAAAACTGAAATCAAGCGCAGGTGGAATTAA
- the LOC119365100 gene encoding uncharacterized protein LOC119365100 isoform X1 → MGGPGPWSCLVEQMQEVQLWKMQPRGLTGGQIWLKRESNRTRAQLSTPSGQGEARPPPPSASAKPEAPKLPTQANANATGDNKRRREEAAAAPSPRVVVQPRPPLSPRDPPVGSLALPPAHQDQAAARACHGDPSLIAARRQAGTVGGGRGRREGSARAPHGAEWRFLPRRAPALRPPPPIAGYVGHVADVVSGSTAWIGRGFSCVCVQRRDSDARISFDLTPIQEECLQRLQNRIEVPYDSQNREHQEALKALWHASFPGTELLGLVSDQWKEMGWQGKDPSTDFRGGGFISLENLLYFAKNYPKSFEELLCKQNGDRALWEYPFAVAGVNITFMLIQMLDLQAAKPRSLIGAVFLNLLIENDRAFDILYCITFKLMDRKWLEMHATYMDFNTVIKSTRRQLERELLLEDIQQIEDMPSYGFLAC, encoded by the exons ATGGGTGGACCTGGACCATGGTCATGCCTCGTGGAGCAGATGCAGGAAGTCCAGCTTTGGAAGATGCAACCAAG GGGGTTAACGGGTGGTCAGATCTGGCTAAAAAGGGAAAGCAACAGGACACGAGCGCAATTATCTACCCCCAGCGGACAAGGCGAGGCGAGGCCGCCACCCCCATCGGCATCCGCCAAGCCAGAAGCGCCAAAGCTGCCAACCCAAGCCAACGCCAACGCGACGGGAGATAATAAGAGAAGGAGAGAAGAGGCCGCCGCGGCGCCGAGCCCTCGTGTCGTCGTGCAGCCCCGCCCCCCACTTTCCCCCCGTGATCCGCCCGTGGGATCTCTCGCCCTCCCGCCCGCCCACCAGGATCAAGCCGCGGCCCGAGCCTGCCATGGGGATCCCTCGCTGATCGCGGCGCGTAGGCAGGCGGGCACCgtaggaggaggaagagggaggagggagggcagcgcCCGCGCGCCTCATGGAGCAGAATGGCGGTTCCTTCCTCGCCGTGCGCCGGCTCTCCGGCCACCACCACCCATCGCCGGGTACGTGGGTCAcgtgg CGGACGTCGTGTCGGGGTCGACGGCGTGGATCGGGAGGGGATTCTCCTGCGTCTGCGTGCAGAGGAGGGACAGCGACGCGCGCATTTCCTTCGATCTGACCCCCATTCAG GAAGAGTGCCTACAAAGATTACAGAACCGGATTGAGGTGCCTTATGATAGTCAAAATAGAGAACATCAG GAAGCACTCAAAGCCCTTTGGCATGCTTCTTTTCCTGGGACTGAACTTCTAGGACTAGTATCAGATCAATGGAAGGAGATGGGATGGCAAGGGAAAGATCCATCCACAGATTTCAG GGGTGGTGGCTTTATCTCTTTGGAGAATTTACTTTACTTCGCTAAGAACTATCCA AAATCCTTCGAGGAGCTCCTTTGTAAGCAAAATGGTGACAGAGCATTATGGGAATATCCATTTGCTGTAGCTGGAGTAAATATTACATTTATGCTCATTCAGATGCTTGATCTTCAAGCAG CTAAGCCAAGGTCTTTGATTGGAGCAGTGTTCCTAAATCTACTTATAG AAAACGATCGAGCTTTTGATATTCTTTACTGCATAACCTTTAAGCTGATGGATCGGAAATGGCTTGAAATGCACGCCACATATATGGATTTTAAT ACTGTTATTAAATCCACACGGCGCCAGCTTGAGAGAGAGCTATTACTTGAAGATATTCAGCAAATTGAGGACATGCCGTCATACGGGTTTCTTGCCTGTTAG
- the LOC119368089 gene encoding transcription repressor OFP1-like, protein MGSHYRFRLSHLMPNSWFYKLRDMKRPRPPSQPRSCAATRTPRRSSSSHYCHGTSTPKPLPLPARQSYSSYLQAKKMPPEKLRLSPLCLSPRATSIRFPNDRHQSPSSRSAAAVFDDFQGLQLRPIRTRPAPIASRSAHHSTTASSTCPSSPRLRSRRLRLSSSGFGRVSARCTARRRSARRSIAVVVASTDPHKDFRESMVEMIVGTDMRGAEALRDLLDCYLSLNSREYHGVITEVFRGIWLQIIRDGVEI, encoded by the coding sequence aTGGGCAGCCATTACAGGTTCAGACTGTCCCATCTCATGCCAAACTCTTGGTTCTACAAGCTGAGGGACATGAAGAGACCCAGACCACCAAGCCAACCAAGAAGCTGTGCAGCTACAAGAACGCCAAGGAGATCATCATCAAGCCACTACTGCCATGGAACCAGCACCCCGAAACCTCTTCCATTACCAGCACGCCAATCCTACTCCTCCTACCTACAAGCAAAGAAAATGCCACCGGAGAAGCTGCGCCTCTCTCCTCTCTGCCTCAGCCCAAGGGCAACAAGCATCCGATTCCCCAACGATCGTCATCAGTCACCATCATCGAGAAGTGCCGCCGCCGTCTTCGACGATTTTCAAGGCTTGCAACTACGTCCAATTCGCACAAGGCCAGCGCCAATCGCATCGAGAAGTGCGCACCACAGCACGACCGCGAGCAGTACgtgcccgagctcgccgaggctcaGGAGCAGAAGGCTTCGTCTATCCAGCAGTGGTTTTGGCAGAGTTAGCGCCAGGTGCACTGCTCgccggagaagcgcgaggaggagcatcgccgtcgtggtggcgtcgacggaccCGCACAAGGACTTCAGGGAGAGCATGGTGGAGATGATTGTCGGGACCGACATGCGTGGAGCAGAGGCTCTGAGGGACCTCCTTGATTGCTATCTGTCATTGAACTCGAGGGAGTACCATGGAGTAATCACGGAGGTGTTCAGGGGAATCTGGCTCCAGATTATCCGTGACGGTGTTGAGATATGA